A window of the Osmia lignaria lignaria isolate PbOS001 chromosome 2, iyOsmLign1, whole genome shotgun sequence genome harbors these coding sequences:
- the Nf-YC gene encoding nuclear factor Y-box C isoform X2 → MSVFFVNANQDSEVEGDSNGDLQIASPGSSEAQQALAQFWPKVTEEIKKITTMDLKTQSLPLARIKKIMKLDGDVKMISAEAPMLFSKAAEIFIHELTLRAWVHTEDNKRRTLQRNDIAMAITKYDQFDFLIDIVPRDELKQSKAQTESTVRTSMNSDQVHYYFQLAQQQASVNQNVQSGNTATQPIQIVQPSTGQIQTINIGSPVEQETTGGSTTQTVTVQSPQQSSGQQIIQLQQAQQTPTTQTGGIQIVQQIVTPSGEIQQIPIQLTPQQLQMIRMQVQGGSNQPIIIQTAPIQAQPQLIQVAQGAQAPVFLQTSGTDNE, encoded by the exons ATGTCGGTATTTTTCGTAAATGC TAATCAAGATAGTGAAGTTGAAGGAGATTCCAATGGAGATCTTCAAATTGCATCACCAGGTAGTTCTGAAGCTCAACAAGCTTTGGCCCAATTTTGGCCAAAGGTTacagaagaaattaaaaaaattactact ATGGATTTAAAAACACAGTCATTACCATTGGCTAGGATAAAGAAGATAATGAAATTAGATGGTGATGTAAAAATGATAAGCGCAGAAGCTCCTATGCTGTTTTCTAAAGCTGCAGAAATATTTATACATGAGCTAACCTTGAGGGCATGGGTTCATACAGAAGATAATAAAAGACGTACTCTTCAACGGAATGATATAGCCATGGCAATAACTAAGTATGATCAGTTTGACTTTCTCATTGACATAGTGCCTAGAGATGAATTGAAACAAAGTAAAGCACAGACCGAAAGTACTGTACGCACTTCTATGAACTCGGATCAGgtacattattattttcaattagcgCAACAACAAGCTTCTGTTAATCAAAATGTACAAAGTGGTAACACTGCTACACAACCTATACAAATTGTACAGCCTTCTACTGGACAGATACAAACAATCAATATTGGTAGTCCTGTAGAACAg GAGACTACTGGTGGAAGTACAACACAGACTGTAACAGTGCAGAGTCCACAACAATCGTCAGGACAACAAATTATACAACTACAGCAAGCTCAACAAACACCTACTACACAAACTGGAGGGATACAAATTGTGCAACAAATTGTGACACCTAGCGGCGAAATTCAACAAATACCT ATACAGTTGACACCTCAGCAACTTCAAATGATACGTATGCAAGTACAAGGTGGAAGTAATCAGCCAATCATAATACAAACTGCTCCGATACAAGCTCAACCTCAATTAATACAAGTTGCACAAGGTGCCCAAGCACCAGTCTTCTTACAAACTAGCGGAACTGACAAtgagtaa
- the Nf-YC gene encoding nuclear factor Y-box C isoform X1, which yields MSVFFVNANQDSEVEGDSNGDLQIASPGSSEAQQALAQFWPKVTEEIKKITTMDLKTQSLPLARIKKIMKLDGDVKMISAEAPMLFSKAAEIFIHELTLRAWVHTEDNKRRTLQRNDIAMAITKYDQFDFLIDIVPRDELKQSKAQTESTVRTSMNSDQVHYYFQLAQQQASVNQNVQSGNTATQPIQIVQPSTGQIQTINIGSPVEQETTGGSTTQTVTVQSPQQSSGQQIIQLQQAQQTPTTQTGGIQIVQQIVTPSGEIQQIPVCTFLIVKLFICKYFGIRTEICILFQIQLTPQQLQMIRMQVQGGSNQPIIIQTAPIQAQPQLIQVAQGAQAPVFLQTSGTDNE from the exons ATGTCGGTATTTTTCGTAAATGC TAATCAAGATAGTGAAGTTGAAGGAGATTCCAATGGAGATCTTCAAATTGCATCACCAGGTAGTTCTGAAGCTCAACAAGCTTTGGCCCAATTTTGGCCAAAGGTTacagaagaaattaaaaaaattactact ATGGATTTAAAAACACAGTCATTACCATTGGCTAGGATAAAGAAGATAATGAAATTAGATGGTGATGTAAAAATGATAAGCGCAGAAGCTCCTATGCTGTTTTCTAAAGCTGCAGAAATATTTATACATGAGCTAACCTTGAGGGCATGGGTTCATACAGAAGATAATAAAAGACGTACTCTTCAACGGAATGATATAGCCATGGCAATAACTAAGTATGATCAGTTTGACTTTCTCATTGACATAGTGCCTAGAGATGAATTGAAACAAAGTAAAGCACAGACCGAAAGTACTGTACGCACTTCTATGAACTCGGATCAGgtacattattattttcaattagcgCAACAACAAGCTTCTGTTAATCAAAATGTACAAAGTGGTAACACTGCTACACAACCTATACAAATTGTACAGCCTTCTACTGGACAGATACAAACAATCAATATTGGTAGTCCTGTAGAACAg GAGACTACTGGTGGAAGTACAACACAGACTGTAACAGTGCAGAGTCCACAACAATCGTCAGGACAACAAATTATACAACTACAGCAAGCTCAACAAACACCTACTACACAAACTGGAGGGATACAAATTGTGCAACAAATTGTGACACCTAGCGGCGAAATTCAACAAATACCTGTATGCACATTTCTCATCgtaaaattgtttatttgtaAGTACTTTGGTATTCGTACAGAAATTTGTATATTATTTCAGATACAGTTGACACCTCAGCAACTTCAAATGATACGTATGCAAGTACAAGGTGGAAGTAATCAGCCAATCATAATACAAACTGCTCCGATACAAGCTCAACCTCAATTAATACAAGTTGCACAAGGTGCCCAAGCACCAGTCTTCTTACAAACTAGCGGAACTGACAAtgagtaa
- the Nf-YC gene encoding nuclear factor Y-box C isoform X3 codes for MSVFFVNANQDSEVEGDSNGDLQIASPGSSEAQQALAQFWPKVTEEIKKITTMDLKTQSLPLARIKKIMKLDGDVKMISAEAPMLFSKAAEIFIHELTLRAWVHTEDNKRRTLQRNDIAMAITKYDQFDFLIDIVPRDELKQSKAQTESTVRTSMNSDQVHYYFQLAQQQASVNQNVQSGNTATQPIQIVQPSTGQIQTINIGSPVEQETTGGSTTQTVTVQSPQQSSGQQIIQLQQAQQTPTTQTGGIQIVQQIVTPSGEIQQIPLTPQQLQMIRMQVQGGSNQPIIIQTAPIQAQPQLIQVAQGAQAPVFLQTSGTDNE; via the exons ATGTCGGTATTTTTCGTAAATGC TAATCAAGATAGTGAAGTTGAAGGAGATTCCAATGGAGATCTTCAAATTGCATCACCAGGTAGTTCTGAAGCTCAACAAGCTTTGGCCCAATTTTGGCCAAAGGTTacagaagaaattaaaaaaattactact ATGGATTTAAAAACACAGTCATTACCATTGGCTAGGATAAAGAAGATAATGAAATTAGATGGTGATGTAAAAATGATAAGCGCAGAAGCTCCTATGCTGTTTTCTAAAGCTGCAGAAATATTTATACATGAGCTAACCTTGAGGGCATGGGTTCATACAGAAGATAATAAAAGACGTACTCTTCAACGGAATGATATAGCCATGGCAATAACTAAGTATGATCAGTTTGACTTTCTCATTGACATAGTGCCTAGAGATGAATTGAAACAAAGTAAAGCACAGACCGAAAGTACTGTACGCACTTCTATGAACTCGGATCAGgtacattattattttcaattagcgCAACAACAAGCTTCTGTTAATCAAAATGTACAAAGTGGTAACACTGCTACACAACCTATACAAATTGTACAGCCTTCTACTGGACAGATACAAACAATCAATATTGGTAGTCCTGTAGAACAg GAGACTACTGGTGGAAGTACAACACAGACTGTAACAGTGCAGAGTCCACAACAATCGTCAGGACAACAAATTATACAACTACAGCAAGCTCAACAAACACCTACTACACAAACTGGAGGGATACAAATTGTGCAACAAATTGTGACACCTAGCGGCGAAATTCAACAAATACCT TTGACACCTCAGCAACTTCAAATGATACGTATGCAAGTACAAGGTGGAAGTAATCAGCCAATCATAATACAAACTGCTCCGATACAAGCTCAACCTCAATTAATACAAGTTGCACAAGGTGCCCAAGCACCAGTCTTCTTACAAACTAGCGGAACTGACAAtgagtaa
- the Nf-YC gene encoding nuclear factor Y-box C isoform X4: MSVFFVNANQDSEVEGDSNGDLQIASPGSSEAQQALAQFWPKVTEEIKKITTMDLKTQSLPLARIKKIMKLDGDVKMISAEAPMLFSKAAEIFIHELTLRAWVHTEDNKRRTLQRNDIAMAITKYDQFDFLIDIVPRDELKQSKAQTESTVRTSMNSDQPSTGQIQTINIGSPVEQETTGGSTTQTVTVQSPQQSSGQQIIQLQQAQQTPTTQTGGIQIVQQIVTPSGEIQQIPIQLTPQQLQMIRMQVQGGSNQPIIIQTAPIQAQPQLIQVAQGAQAPVFLQTSGTDNE; this comes from the exons ATGTCGGTATTTTTCGTAAATGC TAATCAAGATAGTGAAGTTGAAGGAGATTCCAATGGAGATCTTCAAATTGCATCACCAGGTAGTTCTGAAGCTCAACAAGCTTTGGCCCAATTTTGGCCAAAGGTTacagaagaaattaaaaaaattactact ATGGATTTAAAAACACAGTCATTACCATTGGCTAGGATAAAGAAGATAATGAAATTAGATGGTGATGTAAAAATGATAAGCGCAGAAGCTCCTATGCTGTTTTCTAAAGCTGCAGAAATATTTATACATGAGCTAACCTTGAGGGCATGGGTTCATACAGAAGATAATAAAAGACGTACTCTTCAACGGAATGATATAGCCATGGCAATAACTAAGTATGATCAGTTTGACTTTCTCATTGACATAGTGCCTAGAGATGAATTGAAACAAAGTAAAGCACAGACCGAAAGTACTGTACGCACTTCTATGAACTCGGATCAG CCTTCTACTGGACAGATACAAACAATCAATATTGGTAGTCCTGTAGAACAg GAGACTACTGGTGGAAGTACAACACAGACTGTAACAGTGCAGAGTCCACAACAATCGTCAGGACAACAAATTATACAACTACAGCAAGCTCAACAAACACCTACTACACAAACTGGAGGGATACAAATTGTGCAACAAATTGTGACACCTAGCGGCGAAATTCAACAAATACCT ATACAGTTGACACCTCAGCAACTTCAAATGATACGTATGCAAGTACAAGGTGGAAGTAATCAGCCAATCATAATACAAACTGCTCCGATACAAGCTCAACCTCAATTAATACAAGTTGCACAAGGTGCCCAAGCACCAGTCTTCTTACAAACTAGCGGAACTGACAAtgagtaa
- the IFT52 gene encoding intraflagellar transport 52 isoform X2: MNSIRAFLNSGGHVLVMLGEGGEKKSNTNVNFLLEEFGIMVNNDSVIRMSYSQTMHPKECFISQGMSNKSIFSKNHNEYMDMNFLYPYGATLNVAQPSVVALSSGSITIPTNRPICAYHYNEINGGKLLVLGSSRMLTDTYIEKEKNDSLREMIFDFFESKEIVVKESQMDEIDFWEYNLIPDITQQADNPKVCTHDMDMMDNPHEYTKLFKHHFYSINLDMVPACIKAYEILGLKHEPLTLIPPHFEAPLPPTQASVFPPSFQELPPPALELFDLDEAFSSDLLKLSQLTNKYMATKDLSKHMELNHYIREFGSIIRISNSDTDTAKEVLNSVFQSICSYKAMHE, translated from the exons ATGAATTCTATTAGAGCATTTTTAAATTCTGGCGGACACGTATTAGTTATGCTCGGTGAAGGCGGTGAGAAAAAGTCAAATACAAACGTGAACTTTTTATTGGAAGAATTTGGCATAATGGTGAACAATG aTAGTGTAATACGTATGAGTTACAGTCAAACAATGCATCCAAAGGAATGTTTTATTTCACAAGGAATgtcaaataaatcaatattttcgaaaaatcatAATGAATACat GGatatgaattttttatatcCATATGGCGCAACTTTAAATGTCGCACAACCTTCTGTAGTTGCATTATCCAGTGGATCTATCACCATTCCAACAAATAGACCTATTTGTGCATATCATTACAATGAAATAAATGGTGGAAAATTACTTGTTTTAGGTTCATCAAGAATGTTAACTGATACATACAttgagaaagagaaaaatgattCATTGAGAGAAATGATATTTGACTTTTTTGAATCAAAAGAAATTGTGGTCAAAGAATCACAAATGGATGAAATAGAT TTCTGGGAGTACAACTTAATCCCAGATATAACACAGCAAGCAGATAATCCAAAAGTGTGTACCCATGACATGGATATGATGGATAATCCTCATGAATATACTAAACTGTTTaaacatcatttttattcaataaatttagACATGGTACCAGCTTGTATAAAAGCTTATGAAATTTTAGGACTGAAACATGAACCACTCACCTTAATTCCGCCACATTTTGAAGCTCCTTTACCACCTACTCAAGCTTCA GTCTTTCCACCAAGTTTTCAAGAATTACCACCACCAGCCTTAGAATTATTTGACTTGGATGAAGCATTTAGTTCTGATTTATTGAAACTATCTCAATTAACAAATAAGTACATGGCAACAAAAGATTTATCAAAACATATGGAACTGAATCATTACATTAGGGAATttggaagtattataagaattAGTAATTCTGATACTGATACTGCAAAAGAAGTATTAAACTCTGTCTTTCAAAGTATTTGCAGTTACAAAGCTATGCATGAATGA
- the IFT52 gene encoding intraflagellar transport 52 isoform X1, with protein MSLIFGSGDSNNNLSVIIFDASKNERKLNEEFKVLQRKLKSKWKFIENNDVLTEESLSTGKILILPEPRNKFTELEMNSIRAFLNSGGHVLVMLGEGGEKKSNTNVNFLLEEFGIMVNNDSVIRMSYSQTMHPKECFISQGMSNKSIFSKNHNEYMDMNFLYPYGATLNVAQPSVVALSSGSITIPTNRPICAYHYNEINGGKLLVLGSSRMLTDTYIEKEKNDSLREMIFDFFESKEIVVKESQMDEIDFWEYNLIPDITQQADNPKVCTHDMDMMDNPHEYTKLFKHHFYSINLDMVPACIKAYEILGLKHEPLTLIPPHFEAPLPPTQASVFPPSFQELPPPALELFDLDEAFSSDLLKLSQLTNKYMATKDLSKHMELNHYIREFGSIIRISNSDTDTAKEVLNSVFQSICSYKAMHE; from the exons ATGAGCTTGATCTTTGGTAGCGGTGACAGTAACAATAATTTGAGTGTTATTATTTTTGACGCTTccaaaaacgaaagaaaattgaatgaagAATTCAAAGTGttgcaaagaaaattaaaatcaaaatggaaattcattGA AAATAACGATGTCTTAACAGAAGAGTCATTATCAACAGGAAAAATATTGATACTACCAGAGCCGCGAAATAAATTTACCGAATTAGAAATGAATTCTATTAGAGCATTTTTAAATTCTGGCGGACACGTATTAGTTATGCTCGGTGAAGGCGGTGAGAAAAAGTCAAATACAAACGTGAACTTTTTATTGGAAGAATTTGGCATAATGGTGAACAATG aTAGTGTAATACGTATGAGTTACAGTCAAACAATGCATCCAAAGGAATGTTTTATTTCACAAGGAATgtcaaataaatcaatattttcgaaaaatcatAATGAATACat GGatatgaattttttatatcCATATGGCGCAACTTTAAATGTCGCACAACCTTCTGTAGTTGCATTATCCAGTGGATCTATCACCATTCCAACAAATAGACCTATTTGTGCATATCATTACAATGAAATAAATGGTGGAAAATTACTTGTTTTAGGTTCATCAAGAATGTTAACTGATACATACAttgagaaagagaaaaatgattCATTGAGAGAAATGATATTTGACTTTTTTGAATCAAAAGAAATTGTGGTCAAAGAATCACAAATGGATGAAATAGAT TTCTGGGAGTACAACTTAATCCCAGATATAACACAGCAAGCAGATAATCCAAAAGTGTGTACCCATGACATGGATATGATGGATAATCCTCATGAATATACTAAACTGTTTaaacatcatttttattcaataaatttagACATGGTACCAGCTTGTATAAAAGCTTATGAAATTTTAGGACTGAAACATGAACCACTCACCTTAATTCCGCCACATTTTGAAGCTCCTTTACCACCTACTCAAGCTTCA GTCTTTCCACCAAGTTTTCAAGAATTACCACCACCAGCCTTAGAATTATTTGACTTGGATGAAGCATTTAGTTCTGATTTATTGAAACTATCTCAATTAACAAATAAGTACATGGCAACAAAAGATTTATCAAAACATATGGAACTGAATCATTACATTAGGGAATttggaagtattataagaattAGTAATTCTGATACTGATACTGCAAAAGAAGTATTAAACTCTGTCTTTCAAAGTATTTGCAGTTACAAAGCTATGCATGAATGA
- the Trf gene encoding TATA-box binding protein-related factor produces the protein MTTAVQEDNELKRLLNNPAKNAGEECSMAPPQSTNVPRPSTSQNVNPQLMINPLTPAHSTKEVIEPCLQNVVSTVNLGTELKLMYINTRTRNSEYNPARFTGLIMRIRNPRATALIFHSGKLVCTGARCEEDSYLATRKFARIIQKLGFQVKFYNFKIQNIVATCDLKFPIKLENLNHIHGQFSSYEPELYPGLIYRMVLPRVVLLIFVNGKIVLTGAKNRTELQDALNNIYPILKSFRKQ, from the exons ATGACTACTGCTGTACAAGAAGACAACGAATTAAAAAGGTTATTGAATAACCCTGCAAAAAATGCTGGGGAGGAATGTTCGATGGCTCCGCCGCAATCG ACAAATGTCCCACGACCGAGCAcatcgcaaaatgttaatccACAGTTAATGATTAATCCACTGACTCCTGCTCATAGTACAAAAGAAGTTATAGAACCATGTTTACA AAATGTAGTTTCTACAGTTAACTTAGGTACAGAATTAAAACTCATGTATATTAACACAAGAACAAGGAACTCAGAGTATAATCCAGCTAGATTCACAGGTTTAATTATGAGAATTAGAAATCCTAGAGCTACAGCATTGATCTTTCATTCTGGAAAATTAGTATGTACCGGAGCAAGGTGCGAAGAAGATTCTTACTTAGCAACAAGAAAGTTTGCacgaataattcaaaaattaggATTTCAA GTTAAATTTTATaactttaaaatacaaaatatagttGCCACATGCGATTTAAAATTTCCAATCAAACTGGAAAATTTAAATCATATACATGGGCAATTTTCTAGTTATGAACCTGAGCTTTATCCGGGTCTTATATACAGAATGGTATTGCCAAGAGTGGTATTACTTATATTTGTCAATGGGAAAATTGTATTGACTG GAGCAAAAAATCGTACTGAGCTGCAAGATGCATTAAACAATATATATCCAATATTAAAGAGTTTCAGAAAAcagtaa
- the 7B2 gene encoding secretogranin_V domain-containing protein 7B2, with product MYWILFLSVAVAVQASIYLPPPIKEDQLLTDTFRELINQMGNELVDAADSYLEQQDKPKEIRIELPADYDDMDTLNPNPSIRDQEYLRHSTLWSHQRMNNNDQANDRQIKPGNIKYIKDEKTESALPAYCTPPNPCPVGYTSENNCIVDFENTAAFSRDYQSAQDCMCDTEHMMNCPVDSTNSNSLPSMHIPNANFNQIVDQFQAEDNPFFRGEKLPIAAKKGLNVVY from the exons ATGTACTGGATCCTGTTTCTGTCTGTGGCTGTTGCTGTTCAGGCATCAATCTACTTGCCTCCTCCAATTAAG GAGGATCAATTGCTGACCGATACTTTTCGGGAATTAATCAACCAAATGGGAAATGAGCTCGTGGACGCAGCTGACTCATATCTAGAACAGCAAGACAAACCTAAGGAAATTCGTATCGAACTACCCGCTGATTACGATGATATGGACACGTTGAACCCCAATCCCAGCATCCGTGATCAGGAATATTTACGGCACAGTACGTTATGGAGCCATCAACGCATGAACAATAATGATCAAGCAAATGATAGACAGATTAAACctggaaatataaaatatattaaagatgAGAAGACGGAGAGTGCTTTGCCGGCATATTGCACGCCTCCGAATCCTTGTCCGGTTGGATATACAA GTGAGAACAACTGCATTGTAGATTTTGAAAATACAGCTGCATTCAGCCGGGATTACCAAAGTGCACAAGATTGCATGTGCGACACCGAACACATGATGAATTGTCCTGTTGATTCTACGAATAGTAACAGTCTACCAAGCATGCACATTCCAAATGCCAATTTCAATCAGATTGTCGATCAGTTTCAAGCT GAGGATAATCCATTTTTCCGAGGTGAAAAGTTACCAATTGCAGCGAAGAAAGGTTTAAATGTTGTTTACTAA